One stretch of Shewanella sp. Arc9-LZ DNA includes these proteins:
- the lon gene encoding endopeptidase La gives MTKEREAHIELPVLPLRDVVVYPHMVIPLFVGREKSIRCLESAMEQDKQILLVAQRDADLDEPTKDDIFDIGTVASILQLLKLPDGTVKVLVEGGQRAKIKQYTQEEEFFAATAEYLESEELSDKEEEVLVRSAIGQFEGYIKLNKKIPPEVLTSLSGIDEAARLADTMAAHMPLKLEDKQSVLEMINVGERLEYLMAMMESEIDLLHVEKRIRTRVKKQMEKSQREYYLNEQMKAIQKELGDIDESHDEFEVLARKIEEAGMPVEAKEKATAELNKLKMMSPMSAEATVVRSYVDWMTAVPWKQRSKIKRDLAKAQEVLDTDHHGLEKVKERILEYLAVQSRVKQLKGPILCLVGPPGVGKTSLGQSIAKATGRKYVRVALGGVRDEAEIRGHRRTYIGSMPGKVIQKMAKVGVKNPLFLLDEIDKMSSDMRGDPSSALLEVLDPEQNATFNDHYLEVDYDLSDVMFVATSNSMDIPGPLLDRMEVIRLSGYTEDEKLNIAKKHLLTKQIERNGLKEKEIKVDDSAILGIIRYYTREAGVRSLERELSKICRKVVKHILLDKTVKMVEVNQENLKSFLGVQRFDFGKAESNNQIGQVTGLAWTQVGGDLLTIEATSVAGKGKLTYTGSLGDVMKESIQAAMTVVRARAENLGINNDFYEKRDIHVHVPEGATPKDGPSAGAAMCTALVSSLTGNPVRSDVAMTGEITLRGEVLPIGGLKEKLLAAHRGGIKHVLIPQENERDLEEIPANVIADLIIHPVRWIDEVLKLALERPVEGFEVVKK, from the coding sequence ATGACTAAAGAGCGTGAAGCGCATATCGAACTCCCCGTGTTACCACTTAGAGACGTGGTAGTTTACCCGCATATGGTAATTCCGCTATTCGTGGGACGGGAAAAATCTATTCGTTGCCTAGAATCGGCAATGGAACAAGACAAGCAAATTTTATTAGTCGCTCAGCGAGATGCAGATCTTGATGAGCCTACCAAAGACGATATTTTCGATATTGGTACTGTTGCCTCTATTTTACAGTTGCTTAAATTACCAGATGGCACGGTAAAAGTATTAGTTGAAGGTGGCCAGCGTGCCAAAATCAAGCAATACACCCAAGAAGAAGAATTCTTTGCCGCAACAGCTGAATACCTCGAGTCTGAAGAATTAAGTGATAAAGAAGAAGAGGTGTTAGTTCGCAGTGCTATCGGTCAATTTGAAGGCTACATCAAGTTAAATAAAAAAATCCCACCTGAAGTATTAACTTCATTGTCGGGGATTGATGAAGCCGCTCGTTTAGCAGATACCATGGCTGCACATATGCCATTGAAGCTTGAAGACAAACAATCTGTCCTTGAGATGATCAATGTCGGTGAGCGTCTGGAATATTTAATGGCGATGATGGAATCGGAAATTGACTTGCTTCATGTCGAAAAACGAATCCGTACTCGTGTTAAAAAACAGATGGAAAAAAGTCAACGCGAATACTATTTGAATGAGCAAATGAAAGCCATTCAAAAAGAGTTAGGCGATATTGACGAAAGCCACGACGAATTTGAAGTATTGGCGCGTAAGATTGAAGAAGCTGGCATGCCAGTTGAAGCCAAAGAAAAAGCCACTGCTGAGTTAAACAAACTCAAAATGATGTCACCTATGTCAGCTGAAGCCACAGTTGTGCGCAGCTATGTTGACTGGATGACTGCGGTACCTTGGAAGCAGCGCTCAAAAATAAAGCGTGACTTAGCCAAGGCGCAAGAAGTACTCGATACCGATCACCATGGGCTTGAAAAAGTCAAAGAACGTATTCTTGAGTATTTAGCGGTTCAAAGCCGAGTTAAGCAGCTTAAAGGGCCTATTTTGTGTTTAGTCGGACCTCCAGGTGTGGGTAAAACCTCATTGGGCCAGTCGATTGCCAAAGCAACCGGCCGTAAGTATGTTCGTGTTGCTTTAGGCGGCGTACGTGATGAAGCGGAAATTCGTGGTCATCGTCGTACCTACATTGGTTCTATGCCAGGTAAAGTCATTCAAAAGATGGCTAAAGTAGGGGTTAAAAACCCATTATTCTTACTCGATGAAATCGATAAGATGAGTTCTGATATGCGTGGCGACCCATCGTCAGCGTTATTAGAAGTGCTCGATCCTGAACAGAATGCGACCTTTAACGATCACTATCTTGAAGTTGATTATGACTTATCAGATGTGATGTTCGTTGCTACGTCAAACTCAATGGATATTCCTGGCCCTTTACTTGACCGTATGGAAGTTATTCGTTTATCGGGTTACACCGAAGATGAAAAGCTCAATATTGCTAAGAAGCATTTACTGACTAAGCAAATTGAGCGTAACGGCCTTAAAGAAAAAGAAATCAAGGTTGATGACAGCGCTATTTTAGGCATTATTCGCTATTACACTCGTGAAGCGGGTGTGCGTTCATTAGAACGTGAATTGTCGAAGATTTGTCGCAAAGTGGTTAAGCATATCTTGCTTGATAAAACGGTCAAAATGGTTGAAGTTAACCAGGAAAATTTAAAGTCATTCCTTGGTGTGCAACGTTTTGACTTCGGTAAAGCTGAATCGAATAACCAAATCGGTCAAGTAACCGGTCTTGCATGGACTCAAGTTGGTGGCGATTTATTAACAATCGAAGCCACCTCAGTAGCAGGTAAAGGTAAATTAACCTATACCGGTTCGCTGGGTGATGTGATGAAAGAGTCGATTCAAGCGGCAATGACCGTAGTACGTGCTCGTGCTGAAAATCTTGGCATTAACAATGATTTTTATGAAAAACGAGATATTCATGTGCATGTACCAGAAGGTGCGACGCCAAAAGATGGTCCATCTGCGGGTGCGGCAATGTGTACAGCGTTAGTGTCTAGTTTAACCGGTAACCCTGTACGTAGTGATGTAGCTATGACAGGTGAAATTACTCTACGTGGCGAAGTATTGCCTATTGGTGGTTTAAAAGAAAAGCTATTAGCAGCCCATCGCGGTGGAATTAAGCATGTATTAATTCCTCAAGAAAATGAACGCGATCTGGAAGAAATTCCTGCAAATGTGATTGCTGATTTAATCATTCATCCAGTGCGTTGGATAGATGAAGTGTTGAAATTGGCGCTTGAGCGACCAGTTGAAGGCTTTGAAGTGGTTAAAAAATAG
- the hupB gene encoding nucleoid-associated protein HU-beta has translation MNKSELIEKIASGADISKAAAGRALDSFIAAVTEGLKDGDKISLVGFGTFEVRQRAERTGRNPQTGKEIKIAAANIPAFKAGKALKDAVN, from the coding sequence ATGAACAAATCTGAACTAATCGAGAAAATCGCATCTGGTGCTGATATTTCTAAAGCTGCTGCTGGCCGCGCACTAGATTCTTTTATCGCTGCGGTAACGGAAGGTCTTAAAGATGGCGATAAGATTTCTCTAGTTGGTTTTGGTACATTTGAAGTACGTCAACGTGCTGAACGTACTGGCCGTAACCCACAAACGGGTAAAGAAATTAAAATTGCTGCTGCGAACATTCCAGCGTTCAAAGCTGGCAAAGCGCTAAAAGACGCTGTTAACTAA
- a CDS encoding SurA N-terminal domain-containing protein, translating into MLEKIREGSQGIVAKTILVLVILSFAFAGVSSYLGSNTGVPAAVVNGDEIGANELEQAFQNERSRIEQQLGEMFTALAADDSYMNGIKQGVLDRLIADKLIDQAANKLGLRVSDEQIKKAIIEEPAFQTDGQFDNERYLAVLRQLGYQTTSFRNMMRVDMTRRQLLNALVGSEFVLDGEAKQLAEVQGQTRDIRYLVVDSTPFLSTVSVADEEAQTYYDANVSQYMSPEKVSLEYVELNVADMAKNSETSDEEVKTYYEENQKQYQTAEKRLAAHIFVAATDDDSADKAKADAIEAKLTAGEDFAELAKTDSDDQLSAQQGGKLDWFEQGVMDPAFDEALFGLQKDQVSSIVKSEFGYHIIKLLDLQASQATAFENVKAKIVAQLQEKKALDVFYSLQTKLADTSYEIPDTLAETAQAVNAKVQSTQLFSRDDVPAKFNNPEFIKAAFSDQVLASGLNSDVIELAPNHVVVIRMKKHQTAGVMGFAEVKAGIVERLQQDKANDGARDKAAEYMAQLKAGNNTLTDASLTTLAKLGRFNQDIDQAITNKAFKIAAPAENSVTIDTAALATGYAVIVVDKVNKAEGINDNLINTLKQRIAPQYSEADYRAVVASLKADAEIEYPVAD; encoded by the coding sequence ATGTTAGAAAAAATTCGTGAAGGATCACAGGGGATTGTTGCTAAAACAATTCTAGTACTTGTGATACTTTCTTTTGCTTTTGCCGGTGTGAGCAGTTATTTAGGCTCAAACACGGGTGTACCTGCTGCAGTTGTTAATGGTGACGAAATTGGCGCCAACGAACTTGAACAGGCTTTTCAAAATGAACGCTCGCGTATTGAGCAACAGCTAGGCGAAATGTTTACTGCATTAGCGGCTGACGACTCCTACATGAACGGAATTAAGCAAGGTGTATTGGATCGTTTAATTGCCGATAAGCTCATTGATCAAGCTGCCAACAAGTTGGGCTTACGTGTATCAGATGAGCAAATCAAGAAAGCGATTATCGAAGAGCCTGCATTTCAAACCGACGGTCAATTTGATAACGAACGCTACCTAGCAGTATTGCGTCAACTAGGTTATCAAACCACAAGCTTTAGAAACATGATGCGTGTAGATATGACCCGTCGTCAGTTATTAAATGCGCTTGTTGGTAGTGAGTTTGTGCTGGACGGTGAAGCTAAACAGCTTGCAGAAGTTCAAGGCCAAACCCGTGATATTCGCTACTTAGTCGTCGACTCAACACCGTTTTTATCAACTGTTTCTGTCGCTGATGAAGAAGCTCAAACTTATTACGATGCTAATGTTTCGCAATACATGAGCCCTGAAAAAGTCAGCCTTGAGTATGTTGAATTGAATGTTGCCGACATGGCTAAAAACAGCGAAACCTCTGATGAAGAAGTGAAAACTTATTACGAAGAGAATCAAAAGCAATATCAAACGGCTGAAAAACGTCTTGCTGCGCATATTTTTGTCGCCGCAACTGACGATGACAGCGCAGATAAAGCCAAAGCTGATGCTATTGAAGCCAAGTTAACCGCGGGTGAAGATTTTGCTGAGTTAGCAAAAACTGATTCTGACGATCAGCTTAGTGCTCAACAGGGCGGTAAGTTAGATTGGTTTGAACAAGGCGTAATGGACCCTGCATTTGATGAAGCACTTTTTGGATTACAAAAAGATCAAGTCTCGTCAATTGTGAAAAGTGAATTTGGTTACCACATTATTAAGCTGCTTGATTTACAAGCTAGCCAAGCAACCGCTTTTGAAAACGTTAAAGCGAAAATTGTTGCTCAGCTACAAGAAAAGAAAGCCTTAGATGTGTTTTATAGCTTACAAACTAAGTTGGCTGATACCAGTTACGAAATCCCTGATACTTTAGCTGAAACTGCGCAAGCGGTTAATGCAAAAGTACAATCAACGCAGTTATTCTCGCGTGATGACGTACCGGCTAAATTTAACAATCCTGAATTTATCAAAGCCGCATTTTCTGACCAAGTGTTAGCAAGTGGTTTAAACAGCGATGTGATTGAACTTGCGCCAAACCATGTAGTGGTTATTCGCATGAAAAAACATCAGACAGCTGGCGTTATGGGATTTGCTGAAGTAAAAGCTGGTATTGTTGAACGTTTACAGCAAGATAAAGCGAATGATGGTGCTCGTGACAAAGCTGCGGAATATATGGCACAGTTAAAAGCGGGTAATAACACGCTAACAGATGCTTCATTGACGACATTAGCTAAACTAGGTCGCTTTAATCAGGATATTGATCAAGCTATCACCAATAAAGCCTTCAAAATTGCCGCTCCTGCTGAAAATAGTGTCACAATTGATACTGCAGCGTTAGCGACAGGTTATGCGGTTATTGTGGTTGATAAAGTCAATAAAGCTGAAGGCATTAATGACAACCTCATAAATACGCTTAAACAACGTATTGCGCCTCAATACAGCGAAGCTGATTATCGAGCAGTGGTTGCCTCACTTAAAGCTGATGCTGAAATTGAGTATCCAGTTGCCGACTAG
- a CDS encoding pentapeptide repeat-containing protein, with the protein MKTISNTQSSELFGLSHYSDDLFESIKGVALQFKNITFERCHFTQCDFSQSDFYHCHFIECVFSQCNLSVMSVVATEFDDVTFSGCKAIGIDWTKAEWPQFMTQTTIKFERCMLNGSNFYSLHLPEFSLVDCRAHDVDFREANLSKADLRMTDFNLSQFSHTNLTGANFTDALNYQIDITANNVKQAIFSRFEALSLLEGLDIQLVD; encoded by the coding sequence ATGAAGACCATCTCTAATACACAATCTAGTGAATTGTTTGGGTTATCGCACTACAGCGATGACTTATTCGAATCGATTAAGGGCGTGGCTTTACAATTCAAAAATATTACTTTTGAGCGATGCCATTTTACCCAATGTGATTTTAGTCAAAGTGATTTCTATCATTGCCATTTTATCGAATGTGTTTTTAGTCAATGTAATTTAAGTGTAATGTCAGTTGTTGCTACAGAGTTTGATGATGTGACTTTTAGCGGCTGTAAAGCCATAGGTATTGATTGGACTAAAGCTGAGTGGCCGCAATTTATGACTCAAACCACGATTAAGTTTGAACGATGTATGCTCAATGGCAGTAATTTTTATTCGCTGCATTTGCCCGAGTTTTCACTCGTTGATTGCCGCGCCCATGATGTCGACTTTAGAGAAGCTAATTTAAGCAAAGCAGATTTGCGTATGACCGATTTTAATTTAAGCCAATTTAGTCATACCAATTTAACGGGTGCCAATTTTACCGATGCATTGAATTACCAAATTGATATTACCGCTAATAACGTTAAGCAAGCCATATTCAGTCGGTTCGAAGCCTTAAGTTTACTAGAAGGTTTGGATATTCAATTAGTCGACTAG
- a CDS encoding helix-turn-helix domain-containing protein, producing MSHRLDQAFERALAYLDQHLNEPFDRQVLADIAHIPLCHFDPLFTALYHMSIDAYAELLKSLEAAHLLGFGKQVSLATIAAKLAYRNEQHFIESFTRSIGQSPESFQQAPDWGNFFAKQQPLKSFRVDANHQDKQSYSVDIVSFDAQALAVMEHHGDPALLPQTIARFIE from the coding sequence ATGAGCCACAGACTTGATCAGGCATTTGAACGTGCATTAGCCTATTTAGATCAACACTTAAATGAGCCTTTTGATCGACAAGTGTTGGCCGATATTGCCCACATCCCGTTATGTCATTTCGACCCATTATTTACTGCGCTGTACCATATGTCTATTGACGCTTATGCTGAATTGCTCAAAAGCCTAGAAGCTGCCCATTTATTAGGTTTTGGCAAGCAAGTTTCTCTGGCCACAATAGCGGCTAAATTAGCGTATCGTAACGAACAGCACTTTATCGAATCGTTTACTCGCAGTATAGGTCAAAGCCCTGAATCGTTTCAGCAAGCACCTGATTGGGGCAATTTTTTTGCGAAGCAACAACCGCTTAAATCATTTCGAGTAGATGCTAATCATCAAGATAAGCAATCTTACTCTGTTGATATTGTATCGTTTGATGCGCAGGCATTAGCGGTGATGGAACATCATGGTGATCCGGCTTTATTACCTCAAACCATTGCGAGATTTATTGAATGA
- the fabV gene encoding enoyl-ACP reductase FabV, translated as MIIKPKIRGFICTTTHPVGCEANVKEQIELIKAKGKIANGPKKVLVVGSSSGYGLSSRITSAFGSDAATIGVFFEKPSSETKPGTAGWYNTAAFDKFAKAEGLYSKSINCDAFSHQAKQQVIELIKQDLGQIDMVVYSLASPVRKMPDTGEVIRSSLKPIGQTYIATAVDTNKNTIIDTSVEPATEQEIADTVTVMGGQDWELWMSALSDAGVLADNCKTVAYSYIGTELTWPIYWHGALGKAKMDLDRAAHALDSKLSATGGSANVAVLKSVVTQASSAIPVMPLYIAMVFKKMRQEGLHEDCIEQIYRLFSERLYRVDGQAPAVDGENRLRLDDWELREEIQQHCRDLWPLVTTENLSELTDYDEYKQEFLKLFGFGIDGIDYEADVNPSVTFDVIEL; from the coding sequence ATGATTATTAAACCTAAAATTCGTGGCTTTATTTGTACCACTACTCATCCAGTAGGTTGTGAAGCCAACGTTAAAGAACAAATCGAACTCATTAAGGCCAAAGGCAAAATTGCTAATGGGCCTAAAAAAGTATTAGTGGTCGGTTCTTCAAGTGGCTATGGCCTTTCATCTCGTATCACCTCAGCATTTGGTAGCGACGCTGCCACTATTGGTGTGTTTTTCGAAAAACCAAGCTCTGAAACCAAACCCGGTACAGCGGGTTGGTACAACACCGCGGCATTTGATAAGTTTGCTAAAGCAGAAGGCTTGTATTCAAAAAGCATTAACTGTGATGCATTCAGCCATCAAGCAAAACAACAGGTGATTGAGCTTATCAAGCAAGATTTAGGTCAAATCGACATGGTGGTTTACTCACTGGCTTCTCCAGTACGTAAAATGCCTGACACCGGTGAAGTTATCCGTTCATCACTTAAGCCAATTGGCCAAACATATATTGCCACGGCTGTTGATACCAATAAAAACACCATTATCGACACTTCGGTAGAGCCTGCGACTGAGCAAGAAATTGCTGATACCGTCACTGTAATGGGCGGCCAAGATTGGGAATTATGGATGAGTGCGCTAAGCGACGCTGGCGTATTAGCTGACAATTGCAAAACGGTTGCTTATAGTTACATTGGTACCGAATTGACTTGGCCTATTTATTGGCATGGCGCTTTAGGCAAAGCCAAAATGGATTTAGATCGTGCAGCTCACGCCCTTGATAGCAAATTATCAGCTACTGGTGGCTCAGCTAACGTTGCAGTGTTAAAAAGTGTCGTGACTCAAGCGAGCTCAGCAATTCCAGTAATGCCACTTTACATCGCCATGGTATTTAAGAAAATGCGCCAAGAAGGCTTACATGAAGACTGTATTGAACAAATATACCGTTTATTCAGTGAACGCCTATACCGTGTTGATGGCCAAGCACCAGCTGTTGATGGCGAAAATCGCTTACGCCTTGATGACTGGGAACTTCGCGAAGAAATCCAGCAGCATTGTCGTGATTTATGGCCGTTAGTGACCACAGAAAATTTAAGCGAACTCACTGACTATGATGAATACAAACAAGAGTTTTTAAAGCTGTTCGGTTTTGGTATTGATGGTATCGATTACGAAGCAGACGTGAATCCTAGTGTAACGTTTGATGTTATTGAGCTATAA
- a CDS encoding ABC transporter ATP-binding protein: MTMPLLKVTDLSKQYLTGYKHFKPQYYQALSPVSFELGRGETLAIVGSVGSGKSTLARILVGAEQRSGGDIFFEGEALETRNLKQRCRLIRMIFQDPTTSLNPRLSIGNLLKEPLRFNTQLSSTERKTLVIETLRKVGLLPEHAEFYPHMISEGQKQRVAVARALMLNPKIIIADEALTALDLSVRSQIINLLLKLQKEMGLSYIFVSHNLNIIRHVSDKIMVLQNGHMVEKSTTEALFTSPQHEYTQRLIQEQSQFMQKR, from the coding sequence ATGACGATGCCATTGCTTAAAGTAACCGACTTAAGTAAACAATACTTAACCGGTTATAAGCATTTTAAACCTCAATATTATCAGGCTCTCTCTCCGGTTTCATTTGAACTCGGTCGTGGTGAAACCTTGGCTATTGTGGGGTCGGTTGGTTCGGGTAAAAGTACCCTCGCCCGAATTCTAGTGGGTGCTGAACAACGCAGTGGCGGCGACATATTTTTTGAAGGTGAAGCTTTAGAAACACGTAATTTAAAACAACGGTGTCGGTTGATCCGGATGATTTTCCAAGATCCGACAACCTCGCTTAATCCACGTTTATCGATTGGTAACTTACTTAAAGAACCGTTACGGTTTAATACCCAATTAAGTTCAACTGAACGAAAAACATTGGTGATTGAAACCTTAAGAAAAGTCGGCTTATTACCTGAACACGCAGAGTTTTATCCACACATGATTTCCGAAGGCCAAAAACAGCGTGTCGCGGTTGCACGTGCCTTAATGCTTAACCCTAAAATTATTATTGCAGATGAAGCACTAACGGCTTTAGATTTATCGGTCCGGTCTCAGATTATTAATTTGCTATTAAAGCTGCAAAAAGAGATGGGATTATCGTATATTTTTGTATCACATAATCTGAATATTATTCGTCATGTTAGCGATAAAATTATGGTGTTGCAAAATGGTCATATGGTCGAGAAATCTACTACTGAGGCCTTATTTACTTCACCACAACATGAATACACCCAACGACTCATTCAAGAGCAAAGTCAATTTATGCAAAAGCGCTAA
- a CDS encoding oligopeptide/dipeptide ABC transporter ATP-binding protein: MPLLDIRNLTIELDTPEGTVKVLEKVSLTINPGEIHGLVGESGSGRSLLAKAILGVLGPNWHIIADRMMWDGKNLLEMSSKQRRCLMGSEMAMIFQDPSGSLDPVKTIGSQLIEAMVPNKNIPFWRRGKATYLNAQKWLHKVGIKKPKQLMKCYPWELSEGECQKVMIAMAVANHPKLLIADEPTNSMELNTQAQIFRLLSQLNQLQNVSILLVSHELETMVHWCDNLTILYSGQVMESGPVSEMVAMPYHPYTRALLKNLPDHTEKMRHKANLPTLQGSSPSMQHLPAGCRLGPRCPEAQRQCVKQPNLEHIKDRYFACHFPYKSEQEDDDAIA, from the coding sequence ATGCCTTTACTCGATATTCGTAATCTCACCATTGAATTAGATACACCTGAGGGCACTGTGAAAGTGCTCGAAAAAGTCAGTTTGACTATTAATCCAGGTGAAATCCATGGACTTGTTGGCGAATCTGGCTCTGGGCGCAGTTTATTGGCCAAAGCGATTCTAGGCGTACTAGGTCCTAATTGGCATATTATTGCTGACCGTATGATGTGGGATGGAAAAAACTTATTAGAAATGAGTTCGAAGCAACGACGCTGCCTGATGGGCAGTGAAATGGCGATGATTTTCCAAGACCCTTCTGGCAGTTTAGATCCGGTTAAAACCATTGGCAGTCAATTGATTGAAGCTATGGTACCCAACAAAAATATTCCTTTTTGGCGACGTGGAAAGGCGACCTATTTAAACGCGCAGAAATGGCTCCACAAAGTCGGTATAAAAAAACCAAAACAACTGATGAAGTGCTATCCATGGGAATTGTCTGAGGGCGAATGCCAAAAAGTGATGATTGCGATGGCTGTGGCGAATCATCCTAAATTGCTGATTGCCGATGAGCCAACCAACTCAATGGAGCTCAACACCCAAGCGCAAATTTTCAGACTATTGTCGCAACTCAATCAACTGCAAAACGTGTCTATTTTATTGGTTAGCCATGAGTTAGAAACCATGGTGCACTGGTGTGATAACTTAACGATTTTGTACAGTGGTCAAGTTATGGAATCAGGCCCTGTTAGCGAAATGGTAGCAATGCCTTATCATCCTTACACACGGGCATTATTAAAAAATCTACCTGACCATACTGAAAAAATGCGTCATAAAGCTAACTTACCCACACTGCAAGGCTCTTCGCCGTCGATGCAGCATTTACCTGCCGGTTGTCGGCTTGGTCCACGTTGCCCAGAAGCCCAACGCCAATGTGTAAAACAGCCTAATCTTGAACATATTAAAGACCGCTATTTTGCCTGCCATTTCCCTTATAAAAGTGAGCAAGAAGATGACGATGCCATTGCTTAA
- a CDS encoding ABC transporter permease subunit: protein MPRIKIYQEDHIASPMWRMWQTFSANPFAVIGLWAVIFLLILTIFAPFIAPYSAEMQDQQVLLLPPSWDPAGTVEHFLGTDDLGRDIFSRILHGVQLTFGMSLLIVTASLIFGFIIGSLSGMMHGIKSSVLSHLLDALLSIPSLLMAILVVAVMGPGLNNVFWGVGIAMVPQFVRAIHLAVHEELQKEYVTAAKLDGANSLQVFWYVIMPNVWDVVIIQVTMAISAAILDIAALGFLNLGAQAPSPEWGAMVAQGLDNLLLAPWTVTIPGVAILFTVLSVNLVGDGLRSALAPIRN from the coding sequence ATGCCTCGAATTAAAATATACCAAGAAGACCATATAGCCTCGCCTATGTGGCGAATGTGGCAAACATTTTCTGCTAACCCATTTGCGGTGATCGGTCTATGGGCAGTTATTTTTTTATTAATATTAACTATTTTCGCCCCGTTTATAGCGCCTTATTCAGCAGAGATGCAAGACCAACAAGTATTACTTTTACCGCCATCATGGGATCCAGCAGGTACTGTAGAACACTTCCTTGGAACTGACGATCTAGGACGAGATATTTTTAGTCGAATCTTACACGGGGTACAATTAACCTTTGGCATGTCATTATTAATTGTTACTGCATCGCTGATATTTGGTTTTATTATTGGTTCTCTTTCAGGAATGATGCACGGCATAAAGTCGAGTGTGTTAAGCCACTTGCTAGATGCATTATTGTCTATCCCATCGTTATTAATGGCTATTCTAGTGGTTGCTGTCATGGGACCTGGGCTTAATAATGTGTTTTGGGGCGTTGGGATTGCGATGGTTCCACAATTTGTGCGTGCTATCCATCTAGCGGTTCATGAAGAGCTTCAAAAAGAGTATGTTACCGCAGCCAAATTAGACGGTGCCAACTCGTTACAAGTTTTTTGGTATGTCATCATGCCCAATGTATGGGATGTGGTGATTATTCAGGTCACTATGGCAATATCTGCCGCAATACTCGATATTGCCGCTCTCGGTTTTTTAAACCTTGGTGCACAAGCACCGAGTCCAGAATGGGGTGCAATGGTCGCACAAGGGCTTGATAATTTACTGCTTGCGCCTTGGACCGTTACTATCCCAGGTGTCGCGATTTTGTTTACTGTATTATCGGTCAACTTAGTCGGCGATGGTTTACGTTCTGCGCTTGCACCGATAAGAAATTAA
- a CDS encoding ABC transporter permease subunit → MWRYLFSRITLFMATSLVMVAVLFMASGQFPVSKAYSLSGVQYPTLEQQQQIEQDYQLNDNQLLQFTAYLRQRLSGNFGISSNSQQEVLEELEAVLPASFELSLFSGFIAVFFGVPIGVLAALGNNKALQRSILAITLTGYSIPVFWLGLTLSMWFGVNLGWLPISGQINLLYEIEPVTGFMLVDTLLSDSSYRIPAFHDALLHLILPAVTLAVLPFTLVVRITRQAILNVMNQTYIRAAEARGLHTAKILLRHVLPNALIPVIKSIGLMLGSFASYGIVVEVIFSWPGVGSWLVSGIYQRDYTVIQAGILSVSLLIIFLSILIDLLHTAINPMSRKELYASN, encoded by the coding sequence ATGTGGCGTTATCTTTTTAGTCGCATAACCCTGTTTATGGCCACGTCGCTAGTCATGGTGGCCGTACTCTTTATGGCATCGGGACAGTTTCCTGTCAGTAAAGCATATTCTCTGTCTGGGGTTCAATATCCCACGCTTGAACAACAACAGCAAATAGAGCAAGACTATCAACTAAATGATAACCAATTACTGCAGTTTACCGCCTACTTGCGCCAGCGCTTATCGGGTAACTTTGGTATTTCCAGTAACTCACAGCAAGAGGTATTGGAGGAGCTTGAAGCAGTACTACCTGCGTCTTTTGAATTATCATTATTTTCTGGTTTTATTGCCGTGTTTTTTGGCGTGCCCATTGGCGTGCTAGCCGCATTAGGTAATAACAAAGCACTGCAACGCAGTATTTTAGCCATCACCTTAACAGGCTATTCTATCCCGGTATTTTGGCTCGGCTTGACCTTATCTATGTGGTTTGGGGTTAATCTCGGCTGGCTGCCTATTTCAGGGCAAATCAATTTACTTTATGAAATTGAACCTGTGACAGGTTTTATGCTGGTCGACACTTTATTATCCGATTCTAGTTATCGCATTCCGGCGTTTCATGATGCTTTATTACACTTGATTTTACCGGCGGTCACTTTAGCGGTACTTCCTTTTACATTGGTAGTGAGGATCACCCGGCAAGCCATTTTAAATGTGATGAATCAAACCTATATCCGCGCCGCTGAAGCTCGCGGTTTACACACGGCTAAAATTCTACTCCGTCATGTTTTGCCCAATGCCTTAATTCCGGTAATAAAAAGTATTGGTTTAATGCTGGGATCATTTGCCAGTTATGGCATTGTGGTTGAAGTGATATTTTCGTGGCCAGGGGTTGGCAGTTGGTTAGTGTCGGGCATTTACCAGCGTGACTATACTGTTATTCAAGCGGGTATCTTATCTGTTTCATTATTAATTATTTTCTTAAGCATTTTGATTGATTTACTGCATACCGCAATCAATCCAATGAGCAGAAAGGAATTGTATGCCTCGAATTAA